Proteins from a single region of Aythya fuligula isolate bAytFul2 chromosome 3, bAytFul2.pri, whole genome shotgun sequence:
- the FAM98A gene encoding protein FAM98A: MEFELLESDVLESLEDLGYKGPLLDDGALAQAVSRGASSPEFTKLCAWLVSELRLFCKLEENVQATNSPNEAEEFQLEVSGLLAEMNCPYASLTSGDVTKRLLNQKNCLLLLTYLISELEAARMLCVNAPPKKAQEGGGSEVFQELKGICIALGMSKPPANITMFQFFSGIEKKLKETLAKVPPNHVGKPLLKKQLGPAHWEKIEAINQAIVNEYEVRRKLLVKRLDVTVQSFGWSDRAKSQTEKLAKVYQPKRALLSTKCTISVANLLAARQDLSKIMRTSSGSIREKTACAINKVLMGRVPDRGGRPNEIEPPPPEMPPWQKRPEAGPQQSGGRGGRGGYESSYGGRGGYDHGGHDRGGRGGYDSSYGGRGGHEQGSHDRGGRGGRGGYDHGGRGGGRGNKLQGGWTDGGSGGYQDGGYRENNYRDAGFQTGGYHGGGGGYQGGGYGGYQSSSYTGSGYQGGGGYQQDNRYQDGGSHSDRGGGRGGGRGGRGGRGGRGGQGGGWGGRGGQNFNQGGQFEQHFQHGGYQYNQSGFGQGRHFTS; this comes from the exons ATGGAGTTCGAGCTGCTGGAGAGCGACGTGCTGGAGTCGCTGGAGGACCTGGG TTACAAAGGTCCATTGTTAGATGACGGAGCGCTGGCTCAGGCAGTCTCTCGTGGAGCCAGTTCCCCTGAGTTCACCAAACTCTGTGCTTGGTTGGTATCTGAGTTACGGCTGTTCTGTAAACTAGAGGAAAATGTGCAGGCAACTAACA gtCCAAACGAAGCCGAAGAATTTCAACTTGAAGTGAGCGGATTGCTGGCTGAAATGAACTGTCCATATGCATCATTAACATCAGGAGATGTGACAAAGCGCCTTCTTAATCAAAAGAACTGTCTCTTGCTGCTTA CATACCTCATCTCAGAACTGGAAGCTGCCCGAATGCTGTGTGTGAATGCCCCTCCTAAAAAAGCACAGGAAGGAGGTGGCAGTGAAGTCTTTCAGGAGCTAAAAGGCATATGTATTGCTTTAGGCATGTCCAAGCCTCCAGCCAACATAACGATGTTCCAGTTCTTCAGtggaattgaaaaaaaa CTGAAAGAAACCCTAGCAAAGGTTCCACCTAATCATGTTGGAAAACCTCTGTTGAAGAAACAGCTGGGACCAGCTCACTGG gaaaaaattgaAGCAATTAATCAAGCCATAGTCAACGAATATGAAGTCCGAAGAAAACTGTTAGTCAAACGTTTGGATGTCACTGTGCAGTCCTTTGGCTGGTCAGATAGAGCTAAG AGTCAGACAGAAAAACTGGCTAAAGTCTATCAGCCAAAACGTGCCCTCTTATCTACTAAGTGCACTATTTCCGTTGCAAATCTCTTGGCAGCTCGACAGGACCTGTCAAAGATTATGAGAACAAGCAGTGGGTCCATCCGAGAGAAGACTGCATGTGCCATTAATAAG GTGTTAATGGGCAGAGTACCTGACAGAGGAGGAAGGCCCAATGAAATTGAACCGCCACCTCCTGAGATGCCACCCTGGCAGAAAAGACCAGAGGCTGGTCCACAGCAAagtggaggcagaggaggaagaggtggcTACGAATCCTCATATGGAGGGCGAGGAGGCTATGACCATGGGGGTCACGAccgaggaggaagaggaggctaTGACTCATCGTATGGAGGACGAGGAGGTCACGAACAAGGAAGTCATGATCGAGGTGGGCGAGGAGGACGTGGTGGTTACGATCATGGCggcagaggaggtggaagaggaaaCAAGCTCCAAGGAGGCTGGACAGATGGTGGAAGTGGTGGCTACCAGGATGGCGGCTACAGGGAGAACAACTACAGAGATGCAGGTTTTCAAACAGGTGGCTACCACGGTGGTGGTGGCGGCTACCAAGGAGGAGGCTATGGTGGCTACCAGTCATCTTCATACACGGGAAGTGGCTACCAAGGGGGTGGTGGTTACCAGCAAGACAACAGATACCAGGATGGTGGGTCCCACAGTGACCGAGGGGGTGGGCGTGGAGGAGGGAGGGGTGGCCGCGGAGGGCGTGGTGGTCGTGGAGGTcaaggaggaggctggggaggcagaggaggacaGAATTTTAATCAAGGCGGGCAATTTGAGCAGCACTTCCAGCACGGAGGCTATCAGTATAACCAATCTGGTTTTGGACAAGGAAGACACTTTACGAGTTGA